A genomic segment from Capra hircus breed San Clemente chromosome 7, ASM170441v1, whole genome shotgun sequence encodes:
- the LOC106502282 gene encoding mucin-16-like, whose protein sequence is MGRKDPAYPGRHRRGHLVALTLSFFLTCWPGPTASTASTQSLTTPGSNTHITPGNSRPTGATESTNISKTSALTSGEQRSPGNINLTSVSGVTPTSPSAIFVPKDTTNHPTMAENETKGTLSASIAPPETSVTERRNSWDITSNTLDLSTVESQEESSTVVSPSHTAGEVRSPDTTANGYSPSTTALESSNISRTLDSNTSSEEMWTSAGTSEPSAEPQSTWGAQTSPTEGTLAMKTGPIHTSLSIWVVSESTEPSTSFTETASPGETSSDTPTLEATAGPTPEETTPSTEITRTGDSDTRTSQDTTPLPTAATTPSETAVGLTPALGSAPVSMWRAVTMLDPGSSAPGRTTPISSKTSSKMPGKPDSKEGTSQVLTVSKAEYHFSSPDTSPPGDLMTPTSVPLFLSTSISDPTRSPSSPASDHRVASSKDTETPGSTERTESNPAFPLSETSSHTETRGERVRGMTSPLGHPFPSGEGTTRSVFTPSTSPDATDSPGISTASTLAWEGSSEPGTLSSLQVPREKTTSPSTTAVSKETNIHPSLTGNETKETFSGSSAPPEVSAPERERNGMTTSAPSPNLSTTDSRETSTTQVSPSPPGRELRSPHTVSERHIPSTAPPESSDSPRTPVSSTSTEASRSSAGTDQHLPGSQLTRRTETSPGTKTLTSETGPVTISPGTWGAVGSTTPRSSSTETASPRETSSDTPIPEATTRQTTKEFTSPMEISRTGDRDTRTSQDTTYLTSRDTASSETTTHLTLATSNVPVSMATTVTTVPPGSSAPAGTSPTISKVFSKMPEMLSTRKQDSREGTSQVLTPSNPGHQYWTSNPGHQPSPNSTPAGDSRIPTSPPLLLSTSAPDDTTSRISAASDHMVTSSMHTETTAKTEPSSAFSIFQTLTDAETGAQRVRGTTFPLGLPSPSGERTARTVLVPSTSPDATDSSPITTASTLVSEVSSGLATLSITQVLGVKTTSPSTTSVSEETSTHPSMTEKHTREPLTAPVAPSVTSAPGRENNLATTSAPSPGFSSMDGKGTSSIQLSKSHPEWELRTPHTTSERHSPSTTAPESSNISRTLDSSTPSEEMWTSAGTSEPSVEPQSTWGAETSPTEGTLAMETGPIHTSLTHWVVSESTEPSTSFTETASPGETSSDTPTLEATAGPTPEETTPSTEITRTGDSDTRTSQDMTYPTSRDTASSETITHLTPAISSAPVSVATAVITMAPGSSAPAGTSPTSSKLSSTIPEVLSTGNPDSGKPSSWGLTPSTSRHHFLSSESSPAGNIMKSTSPPLLMSTSILDGTASGLGTFSDLKFTSSAHTETPETTAKTEPSSASPLSSTLSNAETSTERVRGSVATTTTDLEEPGGTTQPMGRFTSLKTISLGPDESVATITREPSQGERGGAARPTSNPASLMTMISVEIVAGILC, encoded by the exons ATGGGCAGGAAAGACCCTGCATACCCGGGGCGCCATCGGCGAGGGCACCTGGTGGCTCTGACCCTGAGCTTCTTTCTCACCTGCTGGCCAG GCCCCACTGCATCAACGGCATCAACCCAGTCCTTGACAACACCAGGCAGCAACACCCACATCACACCGGGGAATTCTAGACCCACAGGAGCCACAGAATCAACCAACATCAGCAAAACCAGTGCTTTAACTTCTGGAGAACAAAGGAGTCCTGGGAACATCAACCTTACCAGTGTTTCAGGAGTGACACCCACATCTCCTTCTGCCATCTTTGTCCCAAAAGACACCACCAATCATCCAACAATGGCTGAAAATGAGACTAAGGGAACTTTGAGTGCCTCTATAGCTCCACCTGAGACCTCTGTTACTGAAAGAAGAAACAGTTGGGATATCACCTCTAACACCTTAGATTTGAGCACTgttgaaagccaggaagaaagttCTACTGTGGTCTCTCCATCACACACAGCAGGGGAGGTCAGAAGTCCTGACACCACTGCTAATGGGTACAGCCCCAGCACAACTGCCCTTGAGAGCTCAAACATCTCCAGGACACTAGATTCCAACACCTCATCAGAAGAAATGTGGACCAGCGCAGGTACAAGTGAACCCTCAGCTGAACCCCAGTCCACCTGGGGGGCACAGACAAGTCCTACAGAGGGAACATTGGCCATGAAGACAGGCCCTATCCACACCTCCCTTAGTATCTGGGTGGTTTCTGAGTCCACTGAGCCAAGCACAAGCTTCACTGAAACAGCATCACCTGGAGAAACATCTTCAGACACACCCACCCTAGAAGCCACAGCTGGCCCAACCCCTGAGGAGACGACACCTTCCACTGAGATCACACGCACAGGTGACAGTGACACAAGGACCAGCCAGGATACAACACCCCTACCTACAGCAGCCACAACTCCATCTGAAACAGCTGTAGGTTTGACTCCTGCCCTCGGTTCTGCCCCGGTGTCCATGTGGAGAGCAGTGACCATGCTGGATCCTGGCTCAAGTGCTCCAGGAAGGACAACCCCAATATCCAGCAAGACGTCTTCCAAAATGCCTGGGAAGCCAGATTCTAAGGAGGGAACCAGCCAGGTTCTGACTGTATCCAAAGCTGAGTATCACTTCTCCTCTCCTGACACCAGCCCACCAGGAGACCTCATGACCCCCACCAGCGTTCCTCTGTTCTTGTCCACCTCCATTTCTGATCCTACAAGATCACCGTCCAGCCCAGCTTCAGACCACAGGGTCGCCTCCTCCAAGGACACAGAGACTCCTGGGAGCACAGAAAGGACAGAGTCGAACCCAGCTTTTCCTCTTTCCGAAACATCAAGTCACACAGAAACCAGGGGTGAAAGAGTCAGAGGTATGACTTCCCCTCTGGGCCACCCATTTCCCTCAGGGGAAGGGACAACAAGGAGTGTCTTCACACCTAGCACATCCCCTGATGCCACAGACTCACCCGGCATCTCCACAGCCAGCACCTTGGCTTGGGAAGGGTCATCTGAACCAGGCACCCTCAGCAGCCTCCAGGTTCCAAGAGAGAAAACCACATCCCCTTCCACCACCGCCGTCTCAAAGGAGACCAATATCCATCCATCGTTAACTGGAAATGAGACCAAGGAGACCTTCAGTGGATCTTCAGCTCCCCCTGAGGTCTCTGCTCCTGAAAGGGAGAGGAACGGGATGACcacctctgccccttccccaaaTTTGAGCACTACCGACAGCAGAGAGACAAGTACAACTCAGGTCTCTCCATCACCCCCAGGGAGGGAGCTCAGAAGCCCCCACACCGTTTCTGAAAGACATATCCCCAGCACAGCTCCCCCTGAGAGCTCTGACTCCCCCAGGACTCCTGTTTCCAGCACCTCAACAGAAGCATCACGGAGCAGTGCAGGCACAGATCAACACTTACCTGGATCCCAGCTCACCAGGCGGACAGAGACAAGTCCTGGAACAAAGACGCTGACCAGTGAAACTGGTCCTGTCACCATTTCCCCTGGTACCTGGGGAGCTGTTGGCTCCACCACCCCAAGGTCAAGCTCCACTGAAACAGCATCACCCAGAGAAACATCTTCAGACACTCCCATCCCAGAAGCCACAACCAGACAAACCACTAAAGAGTTTACGTCTCCCATGGAGATCTCACGGACAGGTGACAGGGACACAAGGACCAGCCAGGATACAACCTACCTAACTAGCAGAGACACAGCTTCCTCTGAAACAACTACACACTTGACCCTGGCCACCAGCAACGTCCCAGTGTCCATGGCTACAACAGTGACCACGGTTCCTCCTGGCTCCAGTGCTCCCGCAGGGACAAGCCCCACAATAAGCAAGGTTTTCTCCAAAATGCCTGAGATGTTATCTACAAGGAAGCAAGATTCTAGGGAGGGAACCAGCCAGGTTCTGACCCCATCCAACCCTGGACATCAGTACTGGACATCCAACCCTGGACATCAACCCTCTCCCAACAGTACTCCTGCAGGAGACAGCAGGATACCCACCAGCCCTCCTCTGCTGTTGTCCACCTCAGCTCCTGATGATACAACATCACGGATCAGCGCAGCTTCAGACCATATGGTCACCTCCTCCATGCACACAGAAACCACAGCAAAGACAGAGCccagctcagctttctctattttCCAAACACTAACTGATGCAGAAACTGGTGCCCAAAGAGTCAGAGGTACAACTTTCCCTCTGGGCCTCCCATCTCCATCAGGGGAAAGGACAGCAAGGACTGTCCTCGTGCCTAGTACATCCCCTGATGCCACAGACTCATCTCCCATCACAACAGCCAGCACCTTGGTTTCGGAAGTTTCATCTGGTCTGGCCACCCTCAGCATCACCCAGGTTCTAGGAGTGAAAACTACATCCCCTTCCACCACCTCCGTCTCAGAGGAGACCAGTACTCATCCATCTATGACCGAGAAACATACCAGAGAACCTTTGACAGCACCTGTGGCTCCATCTGTGACCTCTGCTCCCGGAAGGGAGAATAATTTGGCCACCacttctgccccctccccaggcttCAGTTCTATGGACGGCAAGGGGACAAGCTCAATTCAGCTCTCAAAATCCCATCCAGAATGGGAGCTCAGAACACCACACACCACTTCTGAAAGACACAGCCCCAGCACAACTGCCCCTGAGAGCTCAAACATCTCCAGGACACTTGATTCCAGCACCCCATCAGAAGAAATGTGGACCAGCGCAGGTACAAGTGAACCCTCAGTTGAACCCCAGTCCACCTGGGGGGCAGAGACAAGTCCTACAGAGGGAACATTGGCCATGGAGACAGGCCCTATCCACACCTCCCTTACTCACTGGGTGGTTTCTGAGTCCACTGAGCCAAGCACAAGCTTCACTGAAACAGCATCACCTGGAGAAACATCTTCAGACACACCCACCCTAGAAGCCACAGCTGGCCCAACCCCTGAGGAGACGACACCTTCCACTGAGATCACACGCACAGGTGACAGTGACACAAGGACCAGCCAGGATATGACCTACCCAACTAGCAGAGACACAGCTTCCTCTGAAACAATTACACATTTGACCCCAGCCATCAGCAGTGCCCCAGTGTCCGTGGCTACAGCAGTGATCACCATGGCTCCTGGCTCAAGTGCTCCAGCAGGGACAAGCCCAACATCAAGCAAGCTTTCTTCCACAATTCCAGAAGTCTTATCTACAGGgaatcctgattctgggaagccAAGCAGCTGGGGTCTGACTCCATCAACTTCCAGACATCATTTTTTGTCTTCTGAATCCAGCCCTGCAGGAAATATCATGAAAAGCACCAGCCCTCCTCTGTTGATGTCCACTTCAATTCTTGATGGTACAGCATCAGGCCTCGGCACATTCTCAGATCTTAAGTTCACCTCCTCTGCGCACACAGAGACCCCTGAGACCACAGCAAAGACAGAGCCCAGCTCGGCCTCCCCTCTCTCCAGTACACTCAGTAATGCAGAAACAAGTACTGAAAGAGTCAGAG GGTCAGTGGCAACCACCACCACGGATCTGGAGGAACCTGGAGGCACCACACAGCCAATGGGTCGCTTCACATCTCTGAAGACCATCAGTCTGG GGCCAGATGAGTCTGTGGCCACTATCACCAGGGAGCCAAGTCAAGGAGAACGTGGAGGTGCCGCTCGGCCAACCAGTAATCCTGCATCTCTTATGACTATGATCAGTGTGG AGATCGTCGCTGGAATCTTGTGTTGA